One window of the Cryptomeria japonica chromosome 7, Sugi_1.0, whole genome shotgun sequence genome contains the following:
- the LOC131856694 gene encoding G-type lectin S-receptor-like serine/threonine-protein kinase LECRK4: protein MQSKHVPASELQLSSGAKMLTIQQVDFEGNDYVGLNFTNAAACKRACLEDCLCTVAVYANHSHGEHCWMKSLPMKNGAENNMTTAFVKLYSGVYDAVPPTPSKPRKQEQGKGEGLAVLGIILVGCSFVFGAIFLLIWLYSCKPKLKALQEHNKANPVGLKVFSFQEIDAATRGFKQEIGGGAFGKVYKGVLSDGRVIAVKKLDDLLEQGGQHDGEKEFRTEMGIVGACHHKNLVQLYGFCTEDSHRLLIYQYMCNGSLSNLLFKGTRDLDWELRVQISFGIARGILYLDEECAAPILHCDIKPQNILLDENYNAKIADFGMSKLIGAEQTRTFTMARGTIGYIAPEWQKNKAVTVKVDMYSFGVVLLEIICCRKMFDLHVPENEIVLCDWVYDCFKYGQLLKLVEQQDCRGIEATQLERMVLVGLWCIQEDSYLRPTMKNVVQMLEGTIEISVPPHPEVSSS, encoded by the coding sequence ATGCAGTCAAAACACGTTCCCGCATCAGAGCTGCAGCTCTCAAGTGGCGCAAAAATGCTTACGATTCAGCAGGTAGATTTTGAGGGAAATGATTACGTGGGATTGAATTTCACAAACGCAGCTGCATGCAAGCGGGCATGCCTTGAAGACTGCCTTTGCACAGTGGCCGTCTACGCCAATCATAGCCATGGAGAACATTGTTGGATGAAGTCACTCCCTATGAAGAACGGCGCTGAAAACAACATGACAACAGCTTTTGTGAAACTCTACAGCGGAGTCTACGATGCTGTTCCCCCCACGCCGTCAAAGCCAAGAAAGCAGGAGCAGGGGAAGGGGGAGGGGCTTGCAGTTCTTGGAATAATCCTTGTCGGTTGCTCCTTTGTCTTTGGAGCAATTTTCTTATTAATTTGGTTGTATTCATGCAAACCCAAGCTAAAAGCCTTACAAGAACATAATAAGGCTAATCCAGTGGGGTTGAAGGTATTTAGTTTTCAGGAGATCGATGCTGCGACCAGAGGCTTCAAGCAGGAAATAGGAGGAGGGGCCTTTGGGAAGGTCTACAAAGGCGTCTTGTCTGACGGAAGAGTAATTGCTGTGAAGAAACTTGACGATCTGCTCGAGCAAGGAGGACAGCATGATGGAGAAAAAGAGTTCAGAACAGAGATGGGTATCGTTGGGGCATGCCATCATAAAAATCTTGTTCAACTCTATGGTTTCTGCACCGAGGACTCCCACAGGCTTCTTATATACCAGTACATGTGCAATGGATCTCTGAGCAACCTATTATTTAAAGGTACAAGAGATCTTGATTGGGAGCTGCGTGTTCAGATTTCTTTTGGAATTGCAAGAGGAATCCTCTACTTAGATGAAGAGTGTGCAGCCCCAATTCTTCATTGTGATATAAAACCTCAAAACATTCTCCTGGATGAGAATTACAATGCCAAGATAGCCGACTTTGGAATGTCCAAATTGATTGGTGCAGAACAAACGAGAACGTTTACTATGGCCCGCGGAACCATCGGCTACATAGCTCCTGAGTGGCAGAAGAATAAGGCTGTTACAGTGAAAGTGGACATGTATAGCTTCGGAGTGGTGCTCTTGGAGATTATCTGTTGCAGGAAAATGTTCGACTTGCATGTGCCAGAAAATGAAATAGTTTTGTGCGATTGGGTGTACGACTGTTTCAAATATGGTCAGCTTTTAAAGTTGGTGGAGCAGCAGGATTGCAGAGGTATTGAGGCAACACAGTTGGAAAGAATGGTGTTGGTGGGACTTTGGTGCATTCAAGAAGATTCCTATCTGAGACCAACGATGAAAAATGTAGTTCAAATGCTTGAAGGCACAATTGAGATTTCAGTGCCCCCTCATCCAGAAGTTTCTTCTTCGTAA